In one window of Lynx canadensis isolate LIC74 chromosome A3, mLynCan4.pri.v2, whole genome shotgun sequence DNA:
- the NT5DC4 gene encoding LOW QUALITY PROTEIN: 5'-nucleotidase domain-containing protein 4 (The sequence of the model RefSeq protein was modified relative to this genomic sequence to represent the inferred CDS: substituted 2 bases at 2 genomic stop codons) produces the protein MSYLMQQEIAARLAEDLRAQQKHLAADPSLPASTAFYLELLLAQCNWMPTAHSRMVSCSSSEAPCPHLHMLTCVCSDVLRPTQTQQSLGSRGADSNILLPLPRIFVNCRLVLGKIRCFGFDMDYTLAAYKSPAYEALVFELLLERLVCIGXPRDILRYTYDPAFPTRGLVFDVLYGNLLKVDTHGNVRLGTHGFTFLSEAEIWSFYPSKFVQRDNLQRFHILNTLSNLPEIYPCACLVDFFSGCSRYTNCDTGYQHGNLFMSFXSLFQDVSDAMDNVHQSGCLKEKTLEDLDKYVEKDVRIPILLGKMKEVGKVFLATNISYNYTDAIMTYLFGISEAEGSARPWRSYFDLIVVDTQKPCFFAEGMVLRQVNRDSGKLHVGTYMGPHQHCVVYSGGSSDMVCELLGVRGKDILYIGDHIFGDILKSKKWQDWRTCLVVPELFRELGIWNQEKEWGEELKRLNVHLADLYQHMDGSSYGLQVINSTKREIQMPHESAVEQERLTSIPSPALSSTA, from the exons ATGTCCTACCTGATGCAACAGGAGATAGCGGCCAGGCTTGCAGAGGATTTACGAGCCCAACAAAAACATCTGGCTGCTgacccctcccttcctgcctccactgCTTTCTACCTGGAGCTGCTCCTGGCCCAGTGCAACT GGATGCCCACAGCACACTCCCGCATGGTGAGCTGCTCCTCTTCGGAAGCTCCCTGTCCACACTTACACATGCTCACATGCGTGTGCTCAGACGTGCTCAGACCCACTCAGACCCAACAGAGCTTGGGGAGCCGAGGGGCTGATTCCAacattcttcttcccctccccaggatTTTTGTCAATTGCAGGTTGGTGCTGGGGAAGATTCGCTGCTTTGGCTTTGACATGGACTACACCCTGGctg CCTACAAGTCCCCAGCCTATGAGGCACTGGTCTTTGAGTTACTACTGGAGCGTCTGGTGTGCATTGGGTAGCCGCGTGATATCCTGCGCTACACCTATGACCCCGCCTTCCCCA CTCGGGGGCTGGTGTTTGATGTGCTCTATGGGAACCTGCTGAAGGTGGACACCCATGGGAACGTGCGGCTGGGCACCCATGGCTTCACCTTCCTCTCGGA ggcAGAGATCTGGAGCTTCTACCCCAGCAAGTTCGTTCAGAGGGACAACCTGCAGAGGTTCCACATCCTCAACACGCTCTCCAACCTGCCTG AAATCTACCCGTGTGCCTGCCTGGTGGACTTCTTCTCTGGCTGCTCCCGCTACACCAA CTGTGACACCGGCTATCAGCATGGGAACCTCTTCATGTCCTTCTGAAGCCTCTTCCAGGACGTGAGTGATGCCATGGATAATGTCCACCAGTCG GGCTGTCTGAAGGAGAAGACCCTGGAAGACTTGGACAAATACGTGGAGAAGGAT GTGCGAATCCCCATCCTGCTGGGTAAGATGAAGGAAGTTGGGAAAGTATTTCTGGCTACAAACATCAGCTACAACTACACGGAT GCCATCATGACCTACCTGTTTGGCATTAGTGAG GCTGAAGGCTCAGCCAGGCCCTGGAGGTCCTACTTCGACCTGATTGTGGTGGACACACAGAAGCCCTGCTTCTTTGCTGAGGGGATGGTGCTGAGACAGGTCAACAGG GATTCAGGCAAGCTCCACGTGGGCACCTACATGGGGCCCCACCAGCACTGTGTAGTTTACTCTGGAG GCTCTTCGGACATGGTGTGTGAGCTGCTCGGGGTACGGGGGAAGGATATCCTGTACATTGGGGATCACATCTTTGGAGACATCCTCAAGTCCAAGAAGTGGCAGGACTGGCGAACTTGCCTGGTGGTTCCTGAGCTGTTCCGGGAGCTTGGCATCTGGAACCAAGAGAAGg agtggggggaggagctgAAGAGGCTGAACGTGCACTTGGCAGACCTGTACCA GCACATGGATGGGAGCAGTTATGGGCTGCAAGTTATCAACTCCACGAAGAGGGAGATTCAG ATGCCCCATGAGTCTGCTGTGGAGCAGGAACGGTTAACCAGcatcccctctcctgccctgtcTTCTACAGCCTGA